The genomic window agagagagagagagagagagagagagagagagagagcagaaagcaaAAAAGGTAGAGAGGATTCTTCGGCAAgtagaaggagaaagaaaaagaggagagaggaagaggatgcaCGTGAAGGAGCAtccagacaaagaaaaagagttaatgttctaaaaaaaaaaaacagggaaagaacaacaacaacaacaacaacaaaaaacatcagcTTAAGGCACTTTCCAGGATCAACAAGCAACAGATgagccaagagagagagtaaaaaaaaaaaaaaaagaaagaaagaaagaaagaaagctcaACGAGAAGATTTTGAATAGAGCGGATAAAGCTGACAATCTGTGTAAACGCCGCACcaagaaagagacagtggaAAAGCCGTGAAGAAAGGACAAAACAGAATCAAACATATACCGTTCAGCTCTACAGGTAACCGGCTTGCATGTGACGATAACACTCAGTGACAAAGACTGGAGGGTGACACAGGATGACAGAAGGATGAGaagtaatgggggggggggggggggggggggggatgaaaaaaagaaacggaaaACGATAAGAAATGCATAAGGAAGTTTTGGCTCACTGGAGGTGTTTATGGACAACATGAATGCATAATAATCTTGTTAAGAATATGATCGTATTTTTGGGCATATTCtgtggaagaaaagaaatgatttgcctttatttttaacaaagatcgaacagtgggttttttttttttttgtctttgttacaATCTCTGATAATaagaggtttgtgtttgttgccctggctttctgtttatttctcctTTGTGCTCATTGTCTTTGGCCAGCCTCTGTTGTCTTATTGCACAGacacagtgtggtgtatgtatcgTTTCCTCAGTCGTTGTAGGAGACTGATTTGACTGGAAAAATAAGACGTTTGACTCTAATGTACGCTGCGGTATGGCAGAACATAAGGCAATTCGATTAGAGAGAGTTATTGAGTAGGAGTCATTAGATAGTCATTGACAAGGTAAGATTACTACCATAAATTACAGGCAGTCTAGAAAGAGAGTCAGGGAAAggttagggggggggggggggggggggggggggggggggcgcagtgagagaaaaatcattGTTTGATTAgttccacagagaaaaagaatagtGCAGAGATACCCTTCACTGAACCTCTGGGAGATATCTAAATGAACGCATTTAGAAATGGAAGTTCTTTGACATTTTGAGGAATCACATACATAGGAGGAGCTGATGAGTTGGGGAGAGAACTAAATGGGCTGAGCCTTTCGTGATCCAGAGCGTTGGGTATTGGAGCACTAATTACAGAATCAGTTATTTGAATTCCTGGTGGAGTCTGCTGCTGGTGTGCCCATAGGATGCGTTATTAGCCCTatatgaaaagagagacatgAGTTGCTAGTTGTTCGCTGAGGGAGAAATTCGTTCAGTACGCTGAGGTGTAGTGCGGCCATTTGGAACAGTGCTGCCACCTGGTGTTAGATTTTTcaacagcaaagaaaaatgTAGTTGTCAGTGAAGGTATGTTTTTAGCATCGTGATATTTTTAGGAGTGAGCGCTGTTCTGGTGTAACAGCAACCAAAATGTCTCAAAAACCAAACAAGTTTTTAACCTTAAGCAACACTAATCTCTTCTCTGCTTGTGCATTTCAATCATATTCCAGCtgctttttgaaaagaaaaaaaagaagaagtatttCAATATGATTCAGTGTATGTTGACATTCATTACAGGTGCTCTCACAGAATGCAGATTAAACTCCTGACCGTTTTGACCATTTGCCTGGTTTTTAACAAAAGGTGAGAAGTCAATGCCATATAGTCAAGCATCAGTGACTCATTACTTGAACTTTTTGTATTGTAAAACATCCTTGGTAatccttactctctctctctctctctctctctctggaaactCTGTAGTGGTGGTGTTTTTCCTGGGAGTCATGGGAGTCATCACTATGGAGAATGGAATGACTCTCAGCTACTGCCCACCATTCAGAAACTGATGAAGGGCTACAACCGCTACCTTCGGCCTAATTTCAATGGTGAGAGTATAGCATcccatacacatacaaagaATATGAGAAGACTAGTGTTTACGTTGCCAAATAATATTTTTGCGATTACGGCTGTATGTGAAATACagtttatgtaaatgaaaaataaggCAACATTTGAAATGGTCTTTTCGTCATCTCATTTTATCTCATCtcatttcatctctgtctctctctttctctttctctctccatctctatctctctctgtgtgccacCAGAGGGTCCTGTTGAGATTGGAATGAGTCTGGATATTGCCAGCATTGATGCCATTTCCGAAATCAATATGGTACAATTAATTCACATTGTCctcacaagacacacaaacttccaacaacaaacacatcaatgcccacacaagcacacatgtatGTTTGTCTTAACAGGACTACACAGCCACCATTTTCCTGAGACAGCGTTGGCGTGATTCACGATTAGTATTTCCTGGCAATGAGAGTTTGAGTCTGGATGGACGTCTGGTCTCTCTGCTTTGGATCCCTGACACGTTCATCCCAGATTCCAAACGCTCCTTCCTTCACGACGTCACTGTGGAAAACCGACTCATCCGCATTTTCAGTAACGGAACTGTACTGTACGCGCTCCGGTACGCAACAAGTCCAAAATAACACAGCCGCGCAATACATACTGCATACAATTCAGACAACCAGCAAACTCTTCTGTTCGTCTCTGTAGCATCACAGCCACCATCGCCTGTAACATGGATTTAACCAAATACCCgatggacagacaggtgtgCCTGCTGCAGCTGGAAAGCTGTGAGTATCTGTCTGAACCcatttctctttcagctctAATCCCAGAATTCCACTTGCTATAACTGTAAACAAAGCAGTGTTTACAcattttcctcatctctcttaTCAGCAAATGTTAGATTGCGTTGGAAGCCGTCCAAGGTTGTTTGTgaacatttgcatgtgtgtgtgtgtgtgtgtgtgtttggctaaTAGGACTTGATGTTTGTGAAcatttgcatgtgtctgtgtgttattcAGGGGGTTATAATCTGCAGGACGTGGTGTTTTACTGGACACGTGGGAATGACTCAGTGAAGGGGTTGGACACATTGCGCTTGGCCCAGTACAGTGTGGAGAGTTACCATACTTCAGTGTCTAAAGCTGTATACGAAACAGGTATTCAAGCACTTCATGATTTacataaaccaaaacaaattacattaaaatcCTCCATTATCAACACCAGCCACActtaatccacacacacatacacctaaaaacacacacaaaaataaagttgggtgtatgtgtatgtttatctaGTTTCTAAGTGCGTTTTATATCTATTTTATATATAGCtttatatgttgtttttatgtgtatatgtttgcatCTTAAAAGCCAGACAAAATGTTAATTGTTTTATACTTATTGTGTGGCGGCTTGTGTGcggaatgtgtctgtctgtggatgcTAGCTGACAGTCTGGGTTCTTCTCCTTTTGTAGGCATGTACCCAAAGCTGGTCCTGCACTTCTCCTTGCGTAGGAATGTTCTCTTCTTCATTCTGGAGACCTACGTACCCTCAACTCTACTGGTGGTTTTATCGTGGGTGTCCTTCTGGATCAGTCAGTCTTCAGTCCCTGCTCGTACCTGCATTGGTCAGTCTCCATTCATTTAACTAGTTAACTAAATCTCTgaactcatttctctctctctgtgtgtctttctctctttctctgtctctctctctctctctctcaatctctctgcctcttctctgtctcctgtcacTTATAACCTCTATTTACATTATCAGTAGTTTAATCTCCAGTCACGCTCTACCAACCCTACCATTTGCTGGttatatttacaaaacattttcactgacaaCCAGAATGAAAATTCACGCTTGAAAATTCACCTGTACAATAGGGGTGACAACTGTTCTAACTATGACCACACTAATGATGGGAGCAAGGACGTCCCTACCCAATGCTAACTGCTTCATCAAGGCCATCGATGTTTACCTTGGCATCTGCTTCACCTTTATCTTTGGAGCTCTGTTAGAGTACGCCTGTGCTCATTTCTGCACCATGCAACACAAATCAATCGGAGATGTGCAGAGAGTGAGTATGCAGTGTGTTCAGTGTACTAAACGCTGCTTCTTATGCCTGGAATATTGTAAAacgatatctttttttttttcaatctaaTTATATAGAAGACCTAATCAAAAGAATGCAATATGCCTTCTTTTGACCTCTCATTTGCCTTTTTCTCAGGAACTTCTGAAAGAGCTTGATGAATCAAATGGAAACGGGTCCATTCAATTAGTGCACCCGACATCACCCAAAAAAGTGCAACGTGAAGAGTCCGCACAGCAAGAGACGAACGACCAATCAGTGACGTGTGAAGGAGAAGAATCAACCGAAAAGAAGCGAGGACAGGGGTGTGGTCTCTCCTCAGTGAAAGAGGTATCCCGCAGAGCCGTGTCACTGCTGAGCGTTGAGAATCCTCATCATATCGACCGACACGCACGAGTGCTGTTCCCAATGGCATTTTTAATGGTCAATATCCTATACTGGCTCTACTACCTTTTTATCTGAGGTCTGAAGAAATGGacattttgtctgttcttttccCCATCTCTCAGTACGGCTTGAGAAGTCCTGTTATCTACAGTAATTGATTAAAAGTGACTTGATTCCACGAATCcaattgaaaaaataaatgtcagtTCCAATGTTACATTCCATTGTATAATGCATATTTTAAACTTTAcatgctaaaaagaaaaaaacaacaacgtagGACACCACTTTTTCTTACCATATGCAACCGTTTCGCATTTGTATATGTTGTGGTTCTGTGATTAATGCAATCTGTAAGTGGAGTTCTGCAGAAGAAACAATCAACCTAAATTTCAAGTCGACGTTTCTCAGCGATGAACCACGTTCAGAAAACACCCATTACTGATCACGCGGACCTGCGCAAGGAAACAAAGAACAACGTGATAGTAACGGACTCAgctgtgttcagactgatataaTGAACATCTGTTGCTATATTTTAACCTTTTGATTGTTTGATGTTATTTTTCCAATATTATTTCCGAAGTGCTGTTGCCTACATGTGTTCACATCAGTTTCACAGCACAATAATGACATTAAACTGAACAGTATTAAATGTCGTTTCGGCCATTTTGATGTAAACATGGATTATTTGACAAAATACTCTTAATAATATTCGAGACCGCCATCATTTCACATGCAGCGTCACTGGTCTGTTACCATTCCTGCAGAAAACAAAttgactgtatttgtgtgttacCATTCCGGCACACATGAGGGCACTATAAATTTTAAAAGCGTGAAATTCAATAACTATGAACTAGAGAGCAACGGCCATGAACCAATCAGTACATGGGTTCCCATTTAAAAACAAGCCGCCGACCTTCAAATTTATATCAAAACTACGTCTGATTCAGGGAATACGCAATACCAAAGCAGATATACGGTATGTTACGGGGAATTACCGAAACTGTTACCTTTAGTCAGTAACATTGTACTTATATTAACGTTTATTCATACACATTTACCGAAACTTTGTAAACTAAGGAGGAGGCAAGATGACGTAGGTCCAGAGTTTTATACAGATAGTTAAAACTACCTTAGCTAGCGTAGTAAGCTTAATTAGTTTTCAGCCCGGCAGCAGAAATGTACATGTAAATTAAATTGTGTTGCGTAAACTACTTAGATTATTTGCGTCGTCTAATGGGGCTTTATTTCATATGAATCATCATAACGGTTGTGAATGTTGCCTTTTACTGCTATTGTGTTGCCCACTGACACCAAACATATCAGTTGTAACTGAGTTCATGCAGCTTGTGATAGCAATATGACAATTGTTGGCGGCTGAGACAACAATAAAGTCCACTTTGCTTTGATGCCTAACTATTGGCTTCCTTGTAGTTTCTAAAGTATGGCTACAATGATCTATATCGATCAAGAAAATGGCAGTCTCAACACGCCAGCAATAAAACCCCGTCAGAAGCTCCTATCCGTGTCAGGTAAGCTATTTATGTGCTGATGGTGGCGTCCAAATGCTATTGGGTGACGTCATCGTCTGTAAGGGCTCCtgcagttttgggttttttttttcccattctctttttctcacttttttacTTACAAGCCCATGTCACGGCTGTACTTTTACAGACAAGTGTTTGAAGACTCCACTCTCGGAAAAATCGAGTCTCAGTGCACCACTTAAGTCCAACCGTAAGGCTTTGGGAACCGTTAACAAGATCGTTGCCAATTCTTCAGTCTCCCAAAAAGGGGGGCAGAAGTCTAAGCCAATTGAAGCCCAGGTTCGTCACTGTCATGGAGAACCTATTTTTGTATGGTTTGTCCAGACCATAAACAATTCGCACAATTACTGAATCATTTCATATCTTATAGAAATGTAAAGTACCCCCTcagcaaacaaaagaagaatATCCAGAGATTGAGAAGTGCTTCCCATACAGCCCAGATGGTAAATATTTGAAACATACATTATTGAAACATACATGAAACGATGGTCTTATTCCTATCTGATGTATCTTGGCTTCTTCTTTACCCCAATATTAGAATTTGAGACAGATGATGTACCAGAGGAAGTCCGTCTGAGTCACCTCTCACTGGCTGGCCTTGCACGCCTCCCCAGGCCTTCAGCCCTGCCTGAGGAAGACTTTGATATGATTGAGCCCTGTCTGCCACCTTCACCAGTCAAGAGTCCCACAGGTACACCACAGTTCCATGACCGTTTTACATGCGAGAACTAATTTCATGAGAGAAACTTGGTCCTAGCTCTGTTTCTggtcttttcctctcattttctaCAGAAGACTATTCGGCTGAACTGAAGGCTTTCCTGCAGACCATTAGTGAGCTGACTGTTGACCTGCCCCCAGAGTGTGAATActaaactgaaatgtttctttcttcctgctttccgtgtgtacatgttttaaaataaagtgttggtttttatATTCCCCttgaacattctttttttttttttaaagccataGACATTGTTGTGAGACACTGTTGAATATCATTTAATTGAAGATTTATTTTGTCTGGTATCAAGGCAATATGTATGCTTTTGTGACTTCTCCATCCATTAAAATAACAATCCACACAACCACTGCAAATAAATTTATTATGTTTCCCTTAACCGTTGCCatgaaaataatacaataaagtgcaaatgtcaaatgttactCACATTAAAAAGGAGGCTTTGAgggagaacaaacaaaaaaagttggATTATACTGTCTTCTAAGTCCAGGATTGCTGTTGTTACTTGCAGTCAGAAAAAGTTAAAATTTAGGATATATTTACAATTTGAAgtcatatatatacaaaaagtGTTAATAGCACCATGGTGTCAGAAGTTCTGGTCTCGTTTAAAGCCATTGTAAATGATTCTGCCTCTTGGCTTGAGGTGTAACAAACACTAAAACTAAGAAATTTGTTGCTATAAAAGATAGTTTTAAGGACCTTCAGCATcaataataaagaaaacaataatGAATACGATTGATGAGAAAACCGATCAAAATTGCATAGTTTCTGCTTTCAGACAGATTTGCCCACAATGGCTTGAAAAAGAGAATTGGTAAAGGGGAAGGAGAAGACAGGGCACTATTAAAAATATGTACATCACAGCAGTCTTGTCcttcctttcaaaaaaaaaaagataaaatgaaatTTGTAATAATCCATAATGGGTGGGGCCACCCATGCTACCTCTCAATACAACTTACTGTCCTTTTCCCTCTGTTCGTCTGCGATACCATTTCACGCCCATCCATCAAAAACGACTTTCCTTTCCCTTCTGTGTTACGTCAACGTACCTTCTGGAACCTCTCAGAATGTCTACGCCGGTTGTGTTCTGAGTACTGTTAAACTAACTCACAAAACTACAACTTAGACTTATGGTGCCTCTCTGACGCAGTGTGTGATAAAGGAGTCCTCTACATCTGTTAAAATGACTCTGTAAATGTAGTGTACGGTAGTATGTGTTTGAATCGGTTTTGGCCTCAGGttctcacacaacacaattcTCAAATAAGCACTTTCCTTAAGTCCCCCTCTTAGACTCCCATtcctgtgaagaaaaaaaaagaaaagaaagaaaaaacacaccactATTTAGATATTCTTTGACATTGAGAACTGTAGTATAAATTACAGTACAAGTGGAgtttacagtaaacattcaGAACTCTCTGCACAACTACAATATAAAAGCTGGAACGCTCACTGAAATCTGATTTATTTCTACATGCGGCAAACGAATGGAAAGCTTGTCTGGTTAATTTGACTGTATTGGCCAATACTGATGACTATTAAAGGACAGCTGGGAACTGACAAGACACTTCTAATGTGATTATTCAGGCAGATACAGTGATATTGCTGTGCTTGCAACGATGGATGCTGATTACTTGaatattgctgtgtgtgtgtgtgtgtgtgagagtgtgtgtatgtgcgtgtatgtgttaaCCTTGGCTTTCTGCATGACATTTCCCTTGGCGGAGGCATAGATAGACGGGGGCCGTCTTCGCATTTCTGAGGCACAGTTAACTGGTAGGACGGACTCACTGTAAGTCGTCTCACTTTTCTGTACCAGCAAGAGAAACACAAATTACAGCAATTTAGCTTTCAGTAAACATCTgcaatttaatttttaagttttatatttatatttttattacatttttttaagttatcTGACATTTGTTTGTCTCAGAATTAACaagcaaaatgtcattttttttcaatgatgTACTGATATAACAAAGGGTACCTTTGCTCAGTATAACATTGTTTTCAACACGTTTTTCTCATTATTCTTGAGAGTTCCTGCTTTGACAGGGTGTAAGCGTAACGTGGATTTGAATTCTGCACCTTGTTTACCGGCTTGCTCTCCACGGGTGCCCCCAATGCCCCTCCTGCCAAAGATTTCTTCAGGTTCTCCTTGACCTGGCTCAGCCGCAGCTCCAGGTCCACCCGTTCTCCTTCTCTGATTCGACAGCTCTCTTCCAGCTTGGACACCTTTTCCTCCAGGGCCAGCCTCTGTTTATCTACAGTACCAGACAATTATaaaaacactgttcacacactgaatGCATATCATATCTCATGTTACATGAATAAAAATACAGGTGTTACAGTCTCATGCCCCAGACATGCTACTTAATGTCTTTACAACTAGGAAATAAGACATGTAACAGCAGATCTGTATTTTACACACTGAGTCCCTGAGAGAAACACTTGCTTAAACATTTAAGTCAGGTACTTCATTTTTAGGCTATATGGGAAATGAACAGTAGATGGCGTTATTGTTTCAATTACAGACTTTCTATGcattaaagaggaaaatgatgGTATTCAGACAGCATCcaatattaaaatatgacaCAACTTTTCCTTTCTTGTCTAATAACCTAAACCAGTTAAAAAAGGCTGTCAGATTTTAAGATCGACACGTTTAACTGAGCACTCCCTTTAGAAACACAAGGACGAAACCGGTCACTTCTCTCGAACCTGTTGCattcttcatcttttctttggcctctcttttctccttgcGTAGCGCGACTAGCGCCTTCCTTATGCCATCTCTTTCGTTCTCcagttcctctttctcttgcaGATAGCGTCTGGCGTCTTCCTCCGCACGCGTTTTCCCATACTTCGCATACTGATTTGCGTCTGGAAGGGTTAgagaggggtcagaggtcagagccGAGAAAGTTGTGGGAAGGTAGCAGGGCCACGAACAcctttctcacagacacagggagaagaCACATCAAAACCGAACCATCTTGTAAAGCTCAAATTACTCCATCTGCCCGGGATCTGATGGATAGGTCTTTGAACTGACAGTGTGAGAAATCCTCCACAACATTACTTTTGAAAAACGACTCGGAAAacggcaaaaagaaaaaaaactggccTTTCTCCCAAAAAAATCCAAGCGATAAAACTTAATCGTTCACCTTATTTTACggacaataacacacaaactgCGCAGAAACAGTTGAGACATTATTTTCAacagaaaatgtgaaataaaagaggCAGTGAGAACTCTTCTATTTTTAAGCgtccctttttaaaaaaaaaacacacacacacacacaacatgtgcAGTGTGCTCAGCTTAATTGGCATGTGACTCACTGGAGCCGTGGCACTTGAGCGTGACCTGGGGGTTTGTTTTCCGTGTGTCGCTGCTGGAGAAAGACGAGCGACGTTTGATTTGAGGCCCGCCGTTCTGCCTCCCGTCGTCCTGCTGTGAAGGAAAGgagaacgagaaaaaaaaaaagatgatgttgAGAGGAAGCAAATGAAAGAGGAGGGTAAACAGTGAATCTGTAATGAATACGGAACAGTAACGCTGccggagaaacacacacacgcaactgTCAAAATTCCTGCATGCGGGGACAGTTCCAAATAATATTGCTCATTGTTCAAGGGCTACAAAGTTTAATTAATGGGGCATTGGACATTGCCTGgcctttgtgattttttttgtcatatgtgaTAGCAGTAGGAGGCTTGGCTCCTTCCCGATGGGAGTCATT from Chanos chanos chromosome 2, fChaCha1.1, whole genome shotgun sequence includes these protein-coding regions:
- the gabrp gene encoding gamma-aminobutyric acid receptor subunit pi, with the translated sequence MQIKLLTVLTICLVFNKSHGSHHYGEWNDSQLLPTIQKLMKGYNRYLRPNFNEGPVEIGMSLDIASIDAISEINMDYTATIFLRQRWRDSRLVFPGNESLSLDGRLVSLLWIPDTFIPDSKRSFLHDVTVENRLIRIFSNGTVLYALRITATIACNMDLTKYPMDRQVCLLQLESWGYNLQDVVFYWTRGNDSVKGLDTLRLAQYSVESYHTSVSKAVYETGMYPKLVLHFSLRRNVLFFILETYVPSTLLVVLSWVSFWISQSSVPARTCIGVTTVLTMTTLMMGARTSLPNANCFIKAIDVYLGICFTFIFGALLEYACAHFCTMQHKSIGDVQRELLKELDESNGNGSIQLVHPTSPKKVQREESAQQETNDQSVTCEGEESTEKKRGQGCGLSSVKEVSRRAVSLLSVENPHHIDRHARVLFPMAFLMVNILYWLYYLFI
- the pttg1 gene encoding securin — its product is MATMIYIDQENGSLNTPAIKPRQKLLSVSDKCLKTPLSEKSSLSAPLKSNRKALGTVNKIVANSSVSQKGGQKSKPIEAQKCKVPPQQTKEEYPEIEKCFPYSPDEFETDDVPEEVRLSHLSLAGLARLPRPSALPEEDFDMIEPCLPPSPVKSPTEDYSAELKAFLQTISELTVDLPPECEY